The nucleotide sequence ACTGGGAAAAAAATGCGCAATTGTATAAATGAATAAACAGAATGCATACTGATTAGAAAGTGTTTATTGTGAGTAACAAAATATGATCTGAACTATGGCATTAGGAGTGTGCAGGGCATCTTTACAAAGTACAACCGGCTGGGTTTGTAGGGAAACATTCAAAACAAAGTGTGAAGCTGCACAAATCTCAGGCTTTATCTCACTAGCATTATAACAGTATCACAGTCACTTTGGCTCGTTATCAACTTTCACATCAAGCTAATCTAAATGTATACaaaacagaaataaaaaaatatggcAAGAAAGGAGAAAGCTCTAATAAAACCATAGCCATATACAGTTCAGTGTAAAggcatgtgaacatgttttgtCATTAATCATGATGCTGCCTAACAAGGCTCTCTAGAAGCGACTTTCATATATTAGCGTACATTCAGATTATAATGGCACATTAGGTGTCTCACAGGTCGACACATCCAGCATCATTCTGGCATCCAATCGAagatttttaaaatgtgttataaATTATTCTAATTCCTCTAATACTGTGTTTATATAGATTTATATATGTGCCTGATTCAGCAAGTCCCTGTGTGACTTACAAGACTAAACAGCAAGTGTTACAAGCATGAGTACTTCCCTGTTGCAGCTCAGTCAAATATACTGGCGCCCTTTGCATCCCCATGAGGCAGTGGTCCAGACTCCTCCTCTGATTGGTCAGTGCAGCCTTAGATGGCCATCGTGCACAGGATGAACTGGTGACAGAAAGAGACAGAGATGGAATTAACCTCAACAGGATGTGGTGTTTGAAGCTGCTCTGAGCGGTTTCGTATGCAGGTAAGCTGCAGCTGCATGGAACTAAAGAATAAAGGACCAATTCAATTCTTCAATCAGTAGGCAGCAGGCTGTGAGTTGAAACATCTGTACTTAAGGTTTGTGATGCAGTGCTATCTCCACAGGACTCACGTCATCGTACTGGAAGGAGACGGCTCCCTGCTGCATGGTGTCTCTCCGTTTGAAGGTCTCTGCACCAGGAACAGGAGACATCAGCGTCAATAAACACATTTCACGCTCAGTCCACATTAAACATCTGGACAGCAGTGTGTTCAgtgaacgtgtgtgtgtacctgtgagaGCGCGCAGTCTGACGCAGCAGGCCACGTAGTCGTCGAAGTAGATCCTCCCTCCTTTGTTGTAGCGCTTGATGATCACATTCAGAGCCTGAGGGCCGATGCGGAACCCTGAGGAACACAGAAGAAGATTAATACCCGGCCCAAACACGCAGAATCCATGTGCATTTTGTCTGGACTTTCAAGTCATTGTTGTCTTCATTAAGTGTCCCGCCCTCATGCTTCAGCCTCACCCATAGAGTAGACGGCCTGCCCCATCTCCTGCGGCTCCACAGTGCCGCTCCTGTCCCGGTCGAACATCACAAAGTTCTGCTTCCAGCCGCTCAGAGCCGCGAACAGGTCCTTGAACTCGTTGAAGCCCATCTTCCCTGTGGAGTCCCGCTGCACACACTCGGGTTAAGATTCATAACTGCTGACCCACAGGTATAGAAACAGCAGGCAGCCATTGACATACACACAGCTGGTTAACCCGGTTCAAGGACAAACACCATGCCTACTGGACACATACTTCCATGGTGAGTGTGAGTGGACAATAGGAGCAGCTGAGGGGACTCGTTGGTATTAAAGTTAGGATACATCCAGCATTGCGATCATGACTCTGCAAGTCTCCAGGCTGAAAGCTGTGAAGAGAAAATAAAGGGGGAAATGAGCTAGGTTTAAAGTCCATGTTTTCACACTTAACTTTAGTGATACTTAATCCATCTGCTGACGGCaaaatctgttcaatatttccCTGATGAATGAATCAATGCTGTTAAAAAGGCTGTGCTTGTATTCAACTCTGTGCACTTTCTCAATCTCACAGTAATATGTATTACAGTCTTTAAATGTTAGTCTTTATTCATGAAAGGCAGTATAATAATATTGCTAATAATATTTTCTTGGCGAGCTCTTATGCCaccaaaaaacacaaatattgAACTTAGATACTCTTCATTTTACGTCATGTATGTAATCTGCAACATATTCTCACATATTTCGTGAACTACCACTTCCTTCTCCTTTATACTAATGAATATTCATTTTTCACATGCACTGAAAGAGACTGTCAgctgtcaaccaatcacagaggagATAATAGTGGTTTGACACTTCCCCTCCAGAGAAATACATCACTATTAAGCATTTTGTTAGTGTTTTAAAGCCCTCTAAGTTTGCGAGTACGGCCTCTGCTCATTTGTTAAATGCTAAACTAAGAACTCATGGTATATTGTCTGAGGCCGTGTTCCTCTCTTGTGGAAGGAGTCGTGGACTTACGAGAGTAGGATCCGGTGAATCCACTCTGGGTGAGACACCTCTGCAGCTCGTCTGCATCCACCTCTCCGTCCTGAACAcagcacggggggggggggggggggggggggacacacatTATAGTTTTACTTTTCTGTAGGCATTTTAAATCTTCCACAGACTTCCAAAGGACCACTTTAGATAAGGTCGTGTAGCGAGTCATTCGTTACTGAAAGAGTGTGAAATCAAGTTCAAACAGAGCCCTGCTTCCTCTTAACTTATAGTAACTGAACCGCCTCATGAAACCAGGTATGTCTGCAGAGAATGTCCTCTTTGTGACTACACTTCAAAATGAAAGTGAAAGCTAGACTTTGGTAAAACGGTGGCTTTTATAAAGGCTACGTGTACTGTGTGCTTTCCTGTGAGTTCCTCCACACTCACCTGGCCTGCAATGGCGGTGAAGTAACCCCACATCGGGTCATTGGCAGCAGCTGGGGCTGGGGCGCCGTACAAGCCTTGATATCCTCCTCCATAGGCGGCATACCCTCCCTGATGGGGTGCGCCTCCCATCTGCCCACCCATGTGCCCGGGCATGGGGCCTCCCATGGGCCCTCCCATGGGCCCTCCCGGCATTCCCGGCATCCCCTGAGCTGGCATTCCCGGCATGGGACCGCCGTACTGAGGCTGGGGACACATCAGAGACCAGGGTGGGTGTCATtaaagactctcaaagtgttTATTCAAATGTAGAAAGCAGGATACAACTACCACGGATTTTTCTCACTTTCAATGGttacttattattatataaCTCACATAAAGACTTTTTAAAATAGCAGTTCATTGATCTTGACAACAGTTTGGGAAACGTGATATCTTGTTGTGCTTATATAAAGCATGCcagtgttgcattcactgactgCAGGTATCAACGTGAAGTGATGCCTCCCTGACTGTCACTCTGGAGGCCTGCTATTGGCTGAGGAACAATAAGCTTCTAACCCCTATTTATCAAAACTGAGGAGTCACTGCATTCCACACTTAGACGTAGATAAAAgcgatttttaatttaatatacAAAGCTTACAATGAGGTGTGTTGAGTCCCATttttctagttaaattcagaaTACAGGCCAGAATTGGGTCCTCTTTGTAATTAATGAAGGATTCCCAGAGGCAGATGTATAGGCCTTAAAAAAAGATTGGTATAATATAATAGGTCAAACCTCTATCATATAAACACGTCAAAGGATTTGCATATCCTCTGGAATGTTGGGGATTCTTTTCTCCCGGAAGACATTTTTCCGACTCAATTTCTAATAAAGTGGAGAATAATATGACTCCTTACTTCCAAATTAAACCGAATAACCGTAACGTTTTCTTctgataatatatatataaaccaaaCTAATGTCTACATGAAGATAGGAAACAGATGTATGACCCGTGTAACAGAACAACTTATTATCGCTATAGTATTCGCTCAAACAGCCCCAGGCTAGCTTTTCTGCTAACCAATGTAGCTCGTTTAACAGTATAACAATACGATAACATATCATTAACTCACCGCACCGTATCCAGGATAAGCCATTTGGTGAAATAGGGAAAACTGTAGCAAGTTGTATATCTTTATAGTGGGAGTGACGGTATACAAGGGTTTCTGTGAATACACGGTAGTAACTTCCGATACGTCTGAGCAGTTGCTACATCACATCCGAGCTGCAGAGGGCTGTCGGGAAGTTAGTTGAGTGACGGGGGAGATAACCAATAAGCGAGGAGCAGTAGAAGAAGACCGGCCCATCAATTGTTTAATGAGTTGCGTTTAAGTAATCCTCGTACATTTCACCTACCCTAAAACGACAGACAACATGGtttgaaatacaaatatttaaaggaAGAACATGAGTAAAAAACAAgtaatacatttgaaaaagatACATTCATCAAGCTGTTAAACACTTTTCCCCTTAATGTAATTTTTGGTAAGTTGAGTTACGCTTCTGGTTGATTTTAAAGTTAAGAGTCTCCACTTTTCCAATATTTCCCAACTTCTCACTAAATTCTTCTTCACTAAATATTTAACTGTCATGCATGgcttcatgtcaccactagaTGGTGCTTTTAAGACACTTTgtccacaaacaaaacaaaacaaaacatgtactTCATTTCTATAACCTGAGTTAATGCAATGACAGTTAATTAGTTTAGCAACTTTTAAATAGAGGCAACTCAATGTGATTTGCAAATGGAAAATGAATACAGTATACATAAAATCAAAAATCATAATAATTAGCTGAACTTTATGGGTATAACCTACTCCCTTTTTATTTATCTGGTCTCTGCTTTATAAACCTTGAAGGGAAGAGCTAGACAAAATAGGAAATGCACACAGAACATGTATGATGTGAAAGACAGTATACTGTGAAATAAACAAATCAGAAGTTACAGGAGCCACATCTACCCTGAATGTCGCCCTTCAGTCAAACTCAGAGGAAATGTGCTGTGGATAGAACACAGAAAAAGTGTGTTGGGTTATGTGGTGAGCAGGTAGGGGAAGTTGCCGCGGTTGTCACAGCTTCCTGTTGAGCTCTGTGTCATGGCTCTAACTTAACCAAACATCTGTGGTGGGAGGTGACATGCTGACACTCATTCACTGTCCGGTTAATGTCAGTTTGAATGGTTAGAGTGCCTGATAGTACTCTGGCAGCTATACATATATTGTAATACTCCTTATAACATGTAGACGTGGGAGCTTGTAGGGATAATAACATTGATCTGAAATAACTGCTAAGTCTCAGTGTCTAAAAGTCAAATGCtatgtctttaaatgtcttgttttgtcaatCCAAAACCCCAAAATATTTACTTAAATATGAAATCTACATAATTGAGCCATTTGAGTTCAGATGCTGCTACAGTACATTCAACGGATACACACAGCTTCACTGACCCATTTCTAACACTTCAAAACTGTTACTTCCAAACTCCAACACTGTTCATCCTCCAGCCAAGAATGCAATTACACACGGTCTGATGAAACCAACACCAGTGTCTCTGTTTATCCTGTGAATAAACACCGACATTTCCCTGAGAAGAACTGGTTCAGAAATTCAGGGAAAACACCCAGCGTCATGTGCTGTCGCTGTGATGACAAAGGACTTAAACTCAAAACGTTTAAGTTTGTGTAACATTTAACAGTGTTGGTCTGTTGTGATTATTTTATTGTTGCTTTTCTCTGTCTGAACGTTTTATACTTTGGAGCTTTTCTTGATTATGGAAAAAATATTGATATAAAtctacatttaaatataaaataatcttAGAAACCCAGACCTTTAAATCACAGCTCTCTGTATCTCTGTATGTAAATGCTTTCTCATGCATTCTCCCTCTGTTGTTCTCTTTATCAAAGTGTCCTCAAACAAACACTATATTGGTCCAATAAGGCCAAATGTGATTAAAGTGACACCTATAAATGCTTTTAGATGTGTTTAGTGTCATGAAAATGGAGGTATCAATGAAGGCACGCTCTTCAAACAAGCCAAGCTGCATTAGGAAGACTTCCACTGTCTATGTGTTTGCAGAGGATGTCCGGTGTGAGGGGAACAAGTGCACAATATGATGCCTATTCCCCATAAAGGCCCAGCTTTATATTTGTTAAGCTTTTAAAAGGCTTTTAGCATTGACTGTGACTGGTTGGCACTTACAGCATGTACAAAGAAGAAACTAACAACATGGAATACATCGACTTATTTTtagccgctctgctctgaagtGCGTTTGACGCTCACTTATTAATCATCGCATGAAAATGCTGTTTTTTCAGTTTTCCTACCTGTGCCCAACGGTCAGTGACATAGTTCTCACGCTGCCTTCAGGAATTAGACCCAAACAGGAAGGATATTAATGATTATGTAAACACAGTGCATGCATTGAATGACATTTATGACTGTCATTTATTAGCCTGAACAGCTGTTATCAGTGTGTAAAGTCATCGGAGGCAGAAGTGGACCGGTCGTACAGCAATTTCACTAACATTACAGACAGTTCCCTGTCAAAATGAAAAGATCAAATCTGTGGTAATGATAATGGAGGAATTGGCAATAGGCTTGGACAGCTGATTAAACaccatgtttttttattatgaatCTGTTAACTCAAACTAAGACATCTCCTGTAACCTCTTTATTCAGTGATTTTTGAATATTTATTTTCTGCACTTAGGTTACGTGTAAACCCAGCTGGATGGCAGAGAAGTCTGCTTCTATCTGCCAGCTGTGCAGTGCACCATAAACATGACATTCACTCTCAACAGAGGTAGTTCCTGTCAGAGGTGGAAGAATTTTTTTTTGGAACTTTAACTTAAGTAGACGAAGACATTCTTTGTAAAAATATCCAGTTACAAAAAAGTCCTGCACTTAAAATtaaacttaagtaaaagtacaaacgtATTAGCATCAACACACACTTAAAATATCAAAGGTTCAAGTACTCATTAAGTATGGCCCATTTCAGGGTCATATTAAATtattgtattataattattCATGCATTATTGTGTTCATCATTTAAATGTTGCTCTTGGGGAAGCTGGTTAGCCAAAACTATAAAATATATCATACTGTATTTATATATTGTCATAATAATCTGAACCTgcaaagtagtggagtaaaagtatcaAGTACCATAATGAGAAAATACCCAAGTTAAGTACAAGTACCTTGTTTTCTTTCCTTGAGTATTTATATTCCAACAATGACCACTGTTATAGACTTCTGCTAAAAACTTCTGCATATTGAAgttttgattttattttttttaaccttGTATTTTTTTACAACTGTAAAAACTATTGTTGTGAAATGCGTAAAAAATGACATTTTCTCAGAGATGGCGTTCTGAGAGACACAGGCTGATTGGAGCAGCCGCACACTTCCTCAAAACACTGGAACATCGTCAAACCTGACGAACTATACTCCGCTCGACATTTATTGGCCCACCTTTGAAACTTCTCTTGAGATAATATTTAACAGCAAAGCGCCATCACATAACTTTAGC is from Pseudochaenichthys georgianus chromosome 2, fPseGeo1.2, whole genome shotgun sequence and encodes:
- the LOC117458432 gene encoding sorcin-like, with the protein product MAYPGYGAPQYGGPMPGMPAQGMPGMPGGPMGGPMGGPMPGHMGGQMGGAPHQGGYAAYGGGYQGLYGAPAPAAANDPMWGYFTAIAGQDGEVDADELQRCLTQSGFTGSYSPFSLETCRVMIAMLDRDSTGKMGFNEFKDLFAALSGWKQNFVMFDRDRSGTVEPQEMGQAVYSMGFRIGPQALNVIIKRYNKGGRIYFDDYVACCVRLRALTETFKRRDTMQQGAVSFQYDDFILCTMAI